Proteins co-encoded in one Rattus rattus isolate New Zealand chromosome 5, Rrattus_CSIRO_v1, whole genome shotgun sequence genomic window:
- the Exosc2 gene encoding exosome complex component RRP4 isoform X2 yields MALEMRLPRARKPLSESLGRDSKKHLVVPGDTITTDTGFMRGHGTYMGEEKLIASVAGSVERVNKLICVKALKTRYNGEVGDIVVGRITEVQQKRWKVETNSRLDSVLLLSSMNLPGGELRRRSAEDELAMRGFLQEGDLISAEVQAVFSDGAVSLHTRSLKYGKLGQGALVQVSPALVKRQKTHFHDLPCGASVILGNNGFIWIYPTPEHKDEEAGGFIANLEPVSLSDREVISRLRNCIVLLVTQRMMLYDTSILYCYEASLAHQIKDILKPEVMEEIMLETRQRLLEQEG; encoded by the exons ATGGCGTTGGAGATGAGGCTCCCCAGGGCTCGCAAACCTCTCAGTGAGAGCTTGGGCCGCGATTCTAAAAAACATTTGGTAGTGCCGGGGGACACGATCACCACGGACACAGGCTTCATGCG GGGCCATGGAACATACATGGGGGAGGAAAAGCTCATTGCGTCAGTGGCCGGCTCTGTGGAGAGAGTGAACAAGCTGATCTGTGTCAAAGCCTTGAAAACCAG aTACAATGGAGAAGTCGGAGACATTGTGGTGGGGAGGATTACTGAG GTCCAACAGAAGAGGTGGAAGGTGGAGACCAACTCCAGGCTGGACTCCGTCCTGCTCCTCTCATCCATGAACCTACCTGGGGGAGAGCTG aggagaaggtcGGCGGAGGATGAGCTGGCCATGAGAGGCTTCTTACAAGAAGGCGACCTCATCAGT GCGGAAGTCCAGGCTGTGTTCTCCGATGGAGCTGTTTCTCTGCACACGAGGAGCCTGAAGTACGGAAAG CTAGGTCAGGGGGCTTTAGtccaggtctctcctgccctggtgAAAAGACAGAAGACCCATTTCCATGACTTGCCATGCGGTGCCTCAGTGATTCTGGGTAACAATGGTTTCATCTGGATCTACCCGACACCCGAGCACAAGGACGAGGAGGCGGGGGGCTTCATTGCCAACCTGGAG CCAGTATCCCTTAGTGATCGAGAGGTGATCTCCCGGCTCCGGAACTGTATAGTCTTGCTGGTAACTCAGAGAATGATGCTGTACGACACCAGCATCCTGTACTGCTACGAGGCCTCCCTTGCACATCAG atCAAAGACATCTTAAAACCAGAAGTAATGGAGGAGATCATGCTAGAAACACGCCAGAGGCTTTTGGAGCAGGAGGGGTGA
- the Exosc2 gene encoding exosome complex component RRP4 isoform X1 — MALEMRLPRARKPLSESLGRDSKKHLVVPGDTITTDTGFMRGHGTYMGEEKLIASVAGSVERVNKLICVKALKTRYNGEVGDIVVGRITEVQQKRWKVETNSRLDSVLLLSSMNLPGGELRRRSAEDELAMRGFLQEGDLISAEVQAVFSDGAVSLHTRSLKYGKLGQGALVQVSPALVKRQKTHFHDLPCGASVILGNNGFIWIYPTPEHKDEEAGGFIANLEPVSLSDREVISRLRNCIVLLVTQRMMLYDTSILYCYEASLAHQVLHPDSSLHVGRFCVSSVFHFPSHTQWLELAWRRP, encoded by the exons ATGGCGTTGGAGATGAGGCTCCCCAGGGCTCGCAAACCTCTCAGTGAGAGCTTGGGCCGCGATTCTAAAAAACATTTGGTAGTGCCGGGGGACACGATCACCACGGACACAGGCTTCATGCG GGGCCATGGAACATACATGGGGGAGGAAAAGCTCATTGCGTCAGTGGCCGGCTCTGTGGAGAGAGTGAACAAGCTGATCTGTGTCAAAGCCTTGAAAACCAG aTACAATGGAGAAGTCGGAGACATTGTGGTGGGGAGGATTACTGAG GTCCAACAGAAGAGGTGGAAGGTGGAGACCAACTCCAGGCTGGACTCCGTCCTGCTCCTCTCATCCATGAACCTACCTGGGGGAGAGCTG aggagaaggtcGGCGGAGGATGAGCTGGCCATGAGAGGCTTCTTACAAGAAGGCGACCTCATCAGT GCGGAAGTCCAGGCTGTGTTCTCCGATGGAGCTGTTTCTCTGCACACGAGGAGCCTGAAGTACGGAAAG CTAGGTCAGGGGGCTTTAGtccaggtctctcctgccctggtgAAAAGACAGAAGACCCATTTCCATGACTTGCCATGCGGTGCCTCAGTGATTCTGGGTAACAATGGTTTCATCTGGATCTACCCGACACCCGAGCACAAGGACGAGGAGGCGGGGGGCTTCATTGCCAACCTGGAG CCAGTATCCCTTAGTGATCGAGAGGTGATCTCCCGGCTCCGGAACTGTATAGTCTTGCTGGTAACTCAGAGAATGATGCTGTACGACACCAGCATCCTGTACTGCTACGAGGCCTCCCTTGCACATCAGGTACTCCACCCAGACTCCTCCCTGCATGTGGGCCGCTTCTGTGTTTCTTCAGTGTTCCACTTTCCTTCCCATACCCAGTGGCTGGAACTGGCCTGGAGACGACCTTAA